The following coding sequences lie in one Jonesia denitrificans DSM 20603 genomic window:
- a CDS encoding ATP-binding protein codes for MTSTKRDKMTFTESLFGLIPASSTGQQWVAESMQLVNWGGYHGYHTVPFHPDGTLLSGASGSGKSTLLDAYIALMMPHTTPFNGASNAALTGRARGSEQRNILSYVRGKTDDRPQGANGVVEALLRGSDGDTWSAIAMTWRDQAGALVTAMRVFYVPRGAKRNDECVFHRVVSEGKYDVRRLEPFAAARFPRRVLTRAEGLTFFDSDAAFFTRLHDTLGIGAAGGGAKAMQLLARIQAGHHISTVDALYKQLVLEDPATFETAAKAVSHVDELSAVREELLSAEQQVQHLLPIRELHERRTRAQSTVDELDALGVIGGVQPGSAVSQWRDQRALAVLNDALRLNRATYRSLRDQRAATQARLGALEEHRDVVRAALTREGGEQVADLRRDVRLLRDRFESVTAVRAALDDHARMVGVEVHDERSFEAAQRMSRAFVEDVPRAEKKARQDHYEALARRDGLVKKRQVLVDQVASLGARRGNIPEDLHHARDLLAKACGWTPADLPFVGELLEVKAQYEPWRTAISQALGGFAVTLVVAQDQLPQFRAAINRVQLPRRVHFEGVPTFSEPVVCDDSRVIPGRLEVLGGPFAGWLQGRLMQSFAAVCVDDPKELGEHPFAVTITGQLSQGRRGSHGGTSRSVLGFSNDDAVARAREQIAALDNEIAQTTRVLEVMDREQGAWRDVVRAHEVIAAAVWPDIDVDGARKTLTEREQHIESLTSGHSVVAELSAEERRLVTQTNEVRTQIATMSAQMGSLDDEYAELVDADDEAKTRLGENPGDIDHRLVTILEDRLGNRALDSVADLDRVVGELVREFTAEREHAHTEVDRANGELRRLFDTYVSRWPHPDLSTDPVRAYNDYEAILADLEHQRLHELRGKWDRTLTLLSGHELTTLNAQMARSLDDIRRRMEPVNDILWSVPFHDEGHRLRIVARVREGNDVKRFRSELSALARELGDHDTHQDPVARESRFQRMRALLERVRPTSAERNRLIDVREHVRVEAVKVDIQGTEVSIYDHIAGKSGGESQELVAFIVGAALRYQLGDADAVRPRYAPVFLDEAFIKADSRFAGRAVSAWKGLGFQLVIGAPLDKVSALEPHVPLLIHTVKDARGITRVNWSLAADGALSVSDFTVPASAEREGVSETPDLRVTGESLFPANDHSR; via the coding sequence ATGACGAGCACGAAGAGGGACAAGATGACGTTCACTGAGTCGTTGTTTGGGCTCATTCCGGCCTCCTCGACGGGGCAGCAGTGGGTTGCGGAATCGATGCAGTTGGTGAACTGGGGTGGGTACCACGGGTATCACACGGTTCCCTTCCACCCTGATGGGACCTTGTTATCGGGGGCGTCAGGGTCGGGGAAGTCTACGCTTCTTGATGCCTACATTGCGTTGATGATGCCCCACACCACTCCGTTTAATGGCGCCTCCAATGCGGCGTTGACGGGTCGTGCACGGGGCAGTGAGCAGCGCAATATTTTGTCGTATGTGCGTGGTAAAACTGATGATCGACCCCAGGGCGCCAACGGTGTTGTTGAGGCGTTACTGCGTGGTAGTGACGGTGACACGTGGTCGGCTATCGCCATGACGTGGCGTGACCAGGCGGGCGCGCTTGTGACGGCCATGCGGGTGTTTTATGTCCCACGTGGTGCGAAACGGAACGACGAGTGTGTGTTTCACCGGGTTGTGAGCGAAGGAAAATATGATGTGCGGCGCTTGGAGCCTTTTGCGGCTGCGCGTTTTCCCCGTCGTGTCTTGACGCGCGCCGAAGGGCTCACCTTTTTTGATTCGGATGCAGCGTTCTTCACTCGCCTTCATGACACGTTAGGAATTGGTGCTGCCGGTGGCGGCGCGAAAGCGATGCAACTGTTGGCGCGCATCCAGGCGGGGCACCACATTTCTACGGTTGATGCGCTCTATAAGCAACTTGTGTTAGAGGACCCTGCGACCTTTGAGACGGCAGCGAAGGCAGTTTCTCATGTGGATGAACTCTCTGCGGTCCGTGAGGAACTGCTCAGTGCAGAGCAGCAGGTTCAGCATTTGTTACCGATCCGTGAGTTGCACGAGCGTCGAACTCGAGCGCAGTCAACTGTTGATGAACTGGACGCGTTGGGTGTTATTGGTGGGGTGCAACCAGGGTCTGCTGTGTCGCAGTGGCGTGACCAGCGGGCGCTTGCTGTTCTGAACGATGCGCTTCGACTGAACCGGGCGACCTACCGGTCACTTCGCGACCAGCGGGCTGCGACGCAGGCCCGGTTGGGGGCGTTAGAGGAGCACCGTGACGTTGTGCGGGCGGCGTTGACTCGTGAGGGTGGTGAGCAGGTTGCGGATTTGCGCCGGGATGTGCGGTTGTTGCGTGACCGGTTTGAGTCGGTTACTGCGGTGCGTGCCGCACTAGATGACCATGCCCGGATGGTGGGTGTTGAGGTGCACGATGAACGGTCGTTTGAGGCAGCGCAGCGCATGTCGCGGGCATTTGTTGAGGATGTGCCGCGGGCGGAGAAGAAGGCGCGACAGGACCATTACGAGGCGTTGGCCAGGCGTGATGGTCTGGTAAAGAAACGGCAGGTACTCGTTGATCAGGTGGCGTCATTGGGGGCTCGGCGGGGAAACATTCCCGAGGACCTGCACCATGCGCGTGACTTGTTAGCCAAGGCGTGTGGGTGGACACCGGCGGACTTGCCTTTTGTTGGTGAACTGTTAGAAGTAAAAGCTCAGTACGAACCGTGGCGCACCGCGATATCGCAGGCGTTGGGTGGTTTTGCTGTGACGCTCGTCGTTGCTCAGGATCAGTTGCCGCAGTTTCGGGCAGCGATCAACCGGGTGCAGTTGCCACGGCGAGTGCATTTTGAGGGAGTTCCCACCTTTTCTGAACCGGTGGTGTGTGACGATTCACGGGTGATCCCGGGCAGGCTTGAGGTTCTGGGTGGTCCCTTTGCTGGATGGCTTCAGGGGCGACTCATGCAGTCATTTGCTGCCGTGTGTGTCGATGACCCAAAGGAGTTGGGTGAACACCCTTTTGCGGTGACAATCACAGGGCAACTCAGTCAGGGGCGGCGGGGGAGTCATGGCGGTACGTCCCGGTCGGTGTTGGGGTTTTCCAATGACGATGCGGTGGCACGAGCTCGGGAACAGATTGCGGCCCTTGACAACGAGATTGCTCAGACCACGCGCGTTCTTGAGGTCATGGACCGTGAGCAGGGGGCGTGGCGCGATGTGGTGCGAGCTCACGAGGTGATCGCTGCTGCTGTGTGGCCTGATATTGATGTGGACGGTGCACGTAAGACGTTGACTGAGCGCGAGCAGCACATCGAGAGTCTGACCAGTGGTCACAGTGTTGTTGCCGAGTTGTCCGCTGAGGAGCGTCGGTTGGTGACGCAAACCAATGAGGTGCGCACACAGATCGCGACAATGTCAGCGCAGATGGGGTCCCTAGATGATGAGTATGCGGAGCTTGTAGACGCAGATGACGAGGCGAAAACTCGACTGGGGGAGAACCCAGGCGACATTGATCATCGGTTAGTGACAATCCTTGAGGACCGCTTAGGCAACCGTGCCCTCGACAGTGTGGCCGACCTTGACCGGGTGGTTGGGGAGTTGGTGCGTGAGTTCACTGCGGAACGCGAACACGCGCACACTGAGGTTGATCGGGCCAATGGTGAACTGCGGCGATTATTCGACACTTATGTGAGTCGTTGGCCGCACCCGGACCTGTCCACTGATCCAGTGCGTGCCTACAACGACTATGAGGCGATCTTGGCTGACCTTGAGCATCAACGCCTCCATGAGTTACGAGGTAAATGGGACCGCACTCTCACGTTGTTGTCTGGACATGAACTGACGACGCTCAACGCCCAGATGGCTCGGTCTCTTGACGATATCCGTCGCCGTATGGAACCAGTGAACGACATTTTGTGGTCGGTTCCGTTTCATGATGAGGGGCACCGGCTGCGGATTGTTGCGCGTGTGCGGGAGGGGAACGATGTGAAGCGTTTCCGCAGTGAACTCAGTGCGTTGGCGCGCGAGTTAGGTGACCACGACACTCATCAGGACCCGGTTGCTCGTGAGTCACGGTTCCAACGGATGCGCGCGTTGTTGGAGCGGGTACGCCCCACATCCGCGGAGCGGAACCGACTCATTGATGTGCGTGAACACGTGCGAGTTGAGGCTGTGAAAGTGGACATACAAGGAACTGAGGTGTCCATTTATGATCATATTGCCGGGAAATCTGGTGGTGAGTCGCAGGAACTTGTGGCGTTCATTGTTGGTGCTGCGTTGCGTTACCAGTTGGGTGATGCTGACGCGGTGCGACCACGGTATGCACCGGTGTTTCTTGACGAGGCATTCATCAAAGCAGATTCCCGGTTCGCTGGACGTGCGGTGAGCGCGTGGAAGGGGCTGGGCTTCCAGCTAGTTATTGGTGCTCCCCTCGATAAGGTGTCAGCGTTGGAACCGCATGTTCCGTTGCTGATCCACACTGTCAAAGACGCTCGCGGTATCACCCGTGTGAACTGGTCGTTGGCTGCTGATGGTGCGTTGAGTGTCTCGGACTTTACCGTCCCTGCTTCTGCTGAGAGGGAGGGTGTGAGCGAGACACCTGACTTACGCGTGACAGGTGAGTCACTGTTTCCAGCGAATGACCACAGCCGTTGA
- a CDS encoding DUF4194 domain-containing protein gives MTSSSADAFVTVPPAEETPEVCFDHDRGVLEPHVRRALALIMQRRFIARSAHPTEWATILEEEAVLQSRLNDMFLTLVIDRNYEVIYKEQVRLDGIHVPILLRDEPYRRVEAVLLVQARALRRRATLEGSTTAVVDSEDLVDLVQSFFDTSDTNLAGQQNEIKAGIAQLTREGVFSEVGSGRLVVSPVVDIIVPVERLRELSQWCEQDSIHGTVDAEDDEHEEGQDDVH, from the coding sequence ATGACCTCGTCATCCGCTGACGCTTTTGTGACGGTCCCGCCAGCCGAAGAAACCCCTGAGGTGTGTTTCGATCACGACCGCGGTGTCCTTGAACCGCACGTCCGGCGCGCACTCGCCCTCATTATGCAACGCCGTTTCATTGCCCGGTCCGCCCACCCAACAGAGTGGGCAACGATCCTGGAGGAAGAAGCGGTACTCCAGTCACGTCTCAATGACATGTTCCTCACGCTCGTCATCGACCGCAACTATGAGGTCATCTACAAAGAGCAGGTTCGGTTGGACGGCATTCACGTTCCGATCTTGTTGCGTGACGAACCCTACCGCCGGGTTGAAGCAGTCCTGTTGGTGCAAGCGCGGGCGCTGCGGCGACGCGCAACTCTTGAAGGTTCGACGACCGCTGTTGTTGATAGTGAAGATCTGGTTGATCTGGTGCAGTCATTCTTTGACACATCGGACACGAACCTTGCCGGGCAGCAGAACGAAATCAAGGCAGGTATCGCTCAGCTGACCCGCGAAGGTGTGTTTTCTGAGGTGGGTAGCGGCCGACTTGTGGTGTCACCAGTGGTTGACATCATCGTTCCGGTGGAGCGGTTGCGGGAGTTGAGTCAGTGGTGTGAGCAGGACAGCATCCATGGCACCGTGGACGCTGAGGATGACGAGCACGAAGAGGGACAAGATGACGTTCACTGA
- a CDS encoding DUF3375 domain-containing protein, which produces MDHLIAHLERTRSAFDQPTLALLNRHYAPTVLTILAQVFPPHRASVDAEQVALEVEQHRLALAHHNCDDLDGHSVRQLLSRWVREKWLIRHLADDGTELFTLTSHTKDALDFVHRASGAHPLVSSTRMRTLIDTLDRFAHEAQPDRDQRIARIDHDIAQLSRERDELAAGAPMPTMSVQRMVENLDNVRHLVRELPADFARVAESMKDLQRHILTQLRAGDRRAGDVLDDYLDQAQHLLTATPEGRAFTGALDILRDDATVAALNHAIHTIVSSPAGQSLPFAEKEALRSIVSSIVDSVDVVLSEQQRASRSLTTHLRHYNPAHDREIDDALEHALSALTRWFPSTSRGERVPALPRFRRAHIGKLRTTVPDIRPAQGPPALVDDGEVAAELDRGYARAMGGPHHKDIRQVLEAAPRHGYTTLAEVFQHAPTELQRPVDVLGFQEIMMNDAAPDLDEDHLATTQRQSSKDTAPPADHGKTVREEHLPWDTVTAVRPDGTTRTFLVPRMALPTASQPTEGGTQ; this is translated from the coding sequence GTGGATCACCTCATTGCGCACCTGGAACGAACCCGTTCCGCATTCGACCAACCAACTCTTGCCCTCCTCAACAGGCACTATGCACCCACGGTTCTGACCATCTTGGCTCAGGTCTTCCCACCTCACCGGGCGAGCGTGGACGCAGAACAGGTTGCCCTTGAAGTCGAACAGCATCGACTCGCTCTTGCCCACCACAACTGCGATGACCTTGACGGACACAGCGTACGGCAGCTGTTGAGCCGTTGGGTGCGCGAGAAGTGGCTCATCAGGCATCTCGCCGACGACGGTACCGAGCTGTTCACATTGACCTCACACACCAAAGACGCACTCGACTTTGTGCACCGCGCGTCCGGCGCCCACCCACTGGTGTCCAGCACCCGGATGCGCACGCTCATTGACACACTAGACCGGTTCGCACATGAAGCCCAACCGGACCGTGACCAACGCATCGCACGAATAGATCACGACATCGCACAATTGTCCCGCGAACGCGATGAACTGGCTGCGGGAGCACCCATGCCCACCATGTCCGTGCAGCGCATGGTGGAAAACCTCGACAATGTGCGTCACTTGGTCCGGGAACTTCCCGCCGACTTCGCGCGGGTCGCCGAATCCATGAAAGATCTCCAACGCCACATCCTCACCCAGCTCAGAGCCGGAGACCGCCGGGCTGGTGACGTTCTCGACGACTACCTTGACCAAGCACAACACCTCCTGACCGCCACCCCAGAAGGCCGCGCGTTCACTGGTGCTCTCGACATTTTGCGTGATGACGCCACCGTGGCTGCACTCAACCATGCCATCCACACCATCGTGTCCTCACCAGCAGGTCAATCGTTACCTTTCGCTGAGAAAGAAGCACTCCGGTCCATCGTGTCCTCAATCGTTGACTCTGTGGACGTTGTGCTCAGTGAACAACAACGAGCGTCACGATCACTGACCACACACCTACGTCACTACAACCCAGCTCATGACCGGGAAATCGACGACGCACTAGAACACGCCCTGAGCGCTCTGACCAGGTGGTTCCCCAGCACGTCGCGAGGAGAACGAGTGCCAGCCCTGCCAAGGTTCCGTCGCGCGCACATCGGTAAGCTCCGCACCACCGTGCCTGACATCCGTCCGGCACAGGGGCCACCTGCCCTCGTCGATGATGGTGAAGTGGCAGCCGAACTGGACCGCGGTTATGCGCGGGCAATGGGCGGACCGCACCACAAGGACATCCGGCAGGTTCTTGAAGCCGCACCCCGCCACGGATACACGACGCTGGCAGAGGTATTCCAGCACGCACCAACGGAACTGCAACGACCAGTGGACGTGCTGGGTTTTCAGGAAATCATGATGAACGACGCAGCACCTGACCTCGATGAGGATCACCTCGCCACCACTCAGCGCCAGTCCAGCAAGGACACCGCGCCACCTGCCGATCATGGGAAGACCGTCAGGGAAGAGCACCTGCCCTGGGATACTGTGACCGCGGTGCGCCCCGACGGAACCACCCGCACCTTTCTGGTGCCGCGTATGGCACTTCCCACCGCATCGCAACCCACCGAAGGAGGCACGCAATGA
- the leuS gene encoding leucine--tRNA ligase, which yields MRVNTTPTSDQPAPDTASNEPTFRYTAALAEQIERTWQQRWEDEGTYHAADPLGGLTDGRGLHADPDSPSFFVMDMFPFPSGAGLHVGHPLGYIATDAVARFRRMNGDNVLHALGFDAFGLPTELYAIQTGQHPRVATQNNIANMQRQLRRMGLGHDSRRSFATTDTHYVRWTQWIFLQIFNSWYDAEAPNAAGSVGRARPIAELITEFERGERTVPAVQDVVEGATWNDLTSAQREAVLNEYRLAYVSEAPVNWCPGLGTVLANEEVTAEGRSERGNYPVFQRPMRQWNMRITAYSDRLISDLDLIDWPDKVKSMQRHWVGRSEGAHVTFAVGQESLQVFTTRPDTLFGATFMVVAPEHPLVESAVPEQWPASTRDAWTGGYDNPRDAVRAYQQEAAAKTAVERQADAKSKTGVFTGIFATNPVNGHEIPVFTADYVLMGYGTGAIMAVPGGDDRDFAFARAFDLDVVYTVAPPEGFGEDRAWTGDGAVINSHNDEVSLDGMSVDDAKHTIIAWLEERGAGSGTVTYRLRDWLFSRQRYWGEPFPIVYDNDGRPVALPESMLPVALPDTPDFAPRTFEPDDANSEPEPPLGRNSDWVNVELDLGDGPRMYRRETNTMPNWAGSCWYYLRYIDPFNNSSDAEHVVSKELEQYWIGPHHNDVVGAAGGVDLYVGGVEHAVLHLLYARFWHKVLFDLGHVSSPEPFHRLFNQGYIQAYAYTDERGQYVPAAEVDEHVSENGDTTYTWQDQSVTREYGKMGKSLKNVVTPDDMYELYGADTFRVYEMSMGPLDLSRPWETRAVVGAQRFLQRLWRNIIDEHTGDITVTDDTAATDTLKVLHRTIAAVRDEMEGMRINTAIAKLIELNNHLTSLPAVPRHAAEALVIMTAPVAPHIAEELWHRLGHDDSVVYQPFPTPDEAYLVDDTITAIFQVQGKVRGKADVPTSISEQDLTDAALANEGVVRSLDGRGIRKVIVRAPKLVNIVPE from the coding sequence ATGCGCGTGAATACTACGCCCACTTCTGATCAGCCAGCACCAGACACTGCCTCGAATGAGCCCACTTTCCGGTACACAGCGGCACTCGCGGAGCAGATTGAACGTACCTGGCAGCAGCGGTGGGAGGATGAAGGAACTTATCATGCGGCTGACCCGCTGGGTGGGTTAACGGATGGCCGCGGGCTGCATGCTGACCCAGATTCCCCGTCATTTTTTGTCATGGACATGTTCCCCTTCCCCTCTGGTGCTGGTCTGCATGTGGGGCACCCGTTGGGGTACATTGCGACCGATGCAGTGGCACGGTTCCGCCGTATGAACGGTGACAATGTGCTGCATGCGTTGGGGTTTGACGCGTTTGGGTTGCCCACAGAGTTGTATGCCATTCAAACTGGTCAGCACCCGCGCGTCGCGACGCAGAATAATATTGCGAACATGCAACGACAGTTGCGTCGGATGGGGTTGGGGCACGATTCTCGGCGTTCGTTCGCGACAACGGACACCCATTATGTGCGGTGGACGCAGTGGATTTTCTTGCAAATCTTCAACTCGTGGTACGACGCTGAAGCACCTAACGCGGCCGGTTCGGTGGGGCGTGCCCGTCCCATCGCTGAATTGATTACCGAGTTTGAGCGCGGTGAGCGCACTGTCCCTGCTGTGCAGGATGTGGTGGAAGGTGCCACATGGAATGACTTGACGAGCGCTCAGCGTGAGGCAGTGCTCAACGAGTACCGGTTGGCGTATGTGTCCGAAGCGCCGGTGAACTGGTGTCCTGGGTTGGGCACGGTCCTCGCGAACGAGGAAGTGACCGCTGAGGGGCGCTCCGAACGAGGGAATTACCCTGTGTTTCAGCGCCCGATGCGGCAGTGGAATATGCGGATTACCGCGTACTCTGACCGTCTGATCTCTGATCTTGACCTCATTGACTGGCCGGACAAGGTCAAGTCCATGCAGCGTCACTGGGTGGGGCGTTCCGAGGGTGCCCACGTGACCTTTGCGGTGGGTCAAGAGTCCTTGCAGGTGTTTACTACCCGCCCTGACACGTTGTTTGGTGCCACCTTCATGGTGGTAGCGCCAGAGCACCCATTGGTGGAGTCTGCTGTTCCTGAGCAGTGGCCTGCCTCGACTCGCGATGCGTGGACAGGTGGGTATGACAACCCTCGCGATGCTGTGCGCGCCTACCAGCAGGAAGCGGCTGCGAAGACCGCTGTGGAACGTCAGGCTGACGCGAAAAGTAAAACAGGTGTGTTCACCGGGATTTTTGCGACGAACCCTGTGAATGGTCACGAGATTCCTGTGTTCACTGCAGACTATGTCCTCATGGGGTATGGCACGGGTGCCATCATGGCTGTCCCTGGTGGAGATGACCGTGACTTTGCTTTTGCGAGAGCCTTTGACTTGGACGTGGTGTACACCGTGGCTCCGCCGGAGGGGTTTGGCGAGGACCGCGCGTGGACTGGTGATGGTGCGGTCATCAATTCCCACAACGATGAGGTGTCGTTGGATGGGATGAGTGTTGACGACGCGAAACACACGATCATTGCGTGGCTGGAAGAACGCGGTGCTGGTTCTGGTACGGTGACATACCGGTTGCGTGACTGGTTGTTCTCGCGGCAACGGTATTGGGGTGAGCCGTTCCCCATTGTGTATGACAACGATGGGCGTCCGGTTGCGTTGCCTGAATCAATGCTGCCTGTTGCATTGCCGGATACACCTGATTTTGCGCCTCGCACCTTTGAGCCAGATGATGCGAACTCTGAGCCCGAACCGCCACTGGGTCGTAACAGCGACTGGGTGAATGTCGAGTTGGACTTGGGCGACGGGCCTCGCATGTATCGCCGCGAAACGAACACTATGCCGAACTGGGCTGGTTCCTGCTGGTACTACTTGCGCTACATTGACCCGTTCAACAACTCCAGCGACGCCGAGCATGTGGTCTCCAAGGAATTGGAGCAGTACTGGATTGGCCCGCACCACAACGATGTTGTGGGAGCCGCTGGGGGAGTTGATCTGTACGTGGGTGGTGTTGAACACGCTGTCCTCCACTTGTTGTATGCCAGGTTCTGGCACAAAGTGCTGTTTGATCTGGGGCACGTCTCCTCACCGGAGCCCTTCCACCGCTTGTTCAATCAGGGCTATATTCAGGCCTACGCCTACACCGACGAACGCGGACAGTATGTTCCCGCTGCCGAGGTGGACGAGCATGTCTCTGAGAACGGTGACACCACCTACACGTGGCAAGACCAGTCAGTTACCCGAGAATACGGGAAGATGGGGAAGTCACTGAAGAACGTCGTGACACCCGATGACATGTATGAACTGTACGGTGCTGACACCTTCCGGGTGTACGAGATGTCCATGGGGCCACTGGATTTGTCGCGCCCGTGGGAAACGCGAGCAGTGGTGGGGGCACAACGGTTCTTGCAGCGTCTGTGGCGTAACATCATCGATGAACATACCGGTGACATCACCGTCACTGATGACACTGCGGCGACCGACACTTTGAAGGTGTTGCACCGAACGATCGCTGCCGTGCGCGATGAGATGGAAGGGATGCGGATTAATACCGCTATCGCCAAGCTCATCGAACTCAACAACCACCTCACGTCCTTGCCTGCTGTGCCCCGGCACGCTGCTGAGGCACTCGTCATCATGACGGCACCAGTTGCGCCGCACATCGCTGAAGAGCTGTGGCACCGTCTTGGACATGACGACTCTGTGGTGTACCAGCCCTTCCCCACCCCTGACGAGGCGTACTTGGTGGATGACACCATTACCGCCATTTTCCAAGTTCAGGGCAAGGTGCGTGGAAAAGCAGATGTTCCCACGTCCATCAGTGAACAGGACTTAACCGACGCGGCACTGGCCAATGAAGGAGTTGTGCGTTCACTGGATGGTCGAGGGATCCGCAAGGTGATCGTGAGAGCTCCCAAGCTCGTCAACATCGTCCCTGAGTAG
- a CDS encoding MFS transporter, with the protein MTTTSTTPTPRFTARVYLALGALALGGFTIGTTEFATMGILMYIASDLTVTEATAGHAITAYAMGVVVGAPLIAIATARLSRSRLIVLLMALYAVANTLSAFAPDLTWLIVGRFIAGLPHGVFFGVGAVVGTAIVGPAKRGFAMSIMLGGLTVANVVGVPLSSWLGHVMGWRASFIAVGILGALAVVILLMALPAVSAEPGASPASELASMKNPRLWWVFVGSAVGFGGMFAIYSYVQPMAVLGAGVSDRVIPLLLALFGTGMTVGIGFAGRMMDRNVRLTVTVGFVSTSVALVFLGFTGHMPVWLFVGVFFVGFTAQYLALGLQGLLMDLSPKAPSLGAALCHSALNLANANGAFLGGVVLAATTGYQGLAWLGLGLTVLGFAMIQITTRTHDARDSKVQQVLQSLE; encoded by the coding sequence GTGACCACCACATCAACCACCCCCACCCCACGATTCACAGCCCGGGTTTACCTGGCCCTTGGCGCACTGGCGCTTGGTGGTTTCACGATCGGAACCACCGAGTTCGCAACCATGGGGATCCTCATGTACATCGCTTCAGACTTAACCGTCACGGAAGCAACTGCCGGGCATGCCATCACCGCCTACGCGATGGGCGTAGTGGTTGGTGCACCACTCATTGCAATCGCCACCGCGCGCCTGTCGCGCTCGCGCCTGATTGTGCTGCTCATGGCACTATACGCGGTGGCGAACACGCTTTCCGCGTTCGCCCCGGACCTGACTTGGCTGATTGTCGGGCGGTTCATCGCAGGACTTCCGCACGGGGTGTTTTTCGGGGTCGGTGCAGTCGTGGGGACCGCGATTGTGGGGCCAGCGAAACGTGGTTTCGCGATGTCTATCATGCTTGGCGGGCTCACCGTAGCCAATGTGGTCGGTGTGCCGCTGTCTTCCTGGTTAGGCCACGTCATGGGGTGGCGCGCGTCCTTTATTGCTGTGGGGATACTCGGGGCACTCGCCGTGGTGATCTTGCTGATGGCGTTGCCCGCGGTGTCGGCGGAACCAGGCGCATCGCCCGCATCGGAGCTCGCTTCGATGAAGAATCCACGGTTGTGGTGGGTGTTTGTTGGCTCAGCCGTGGGGTTTGGGGGCATGTTTGCGATCTACTCTTATGTGCAGCCGATGGCGGTATTGGGGGCAGGCGTCAGCGACCGGGTGATCCCGTTGCTGCTCGCACTGTTTGGCACGGGCATGACCGTCGGGATTGGTTTTGCAGGCCGCATGATGGACCGTAACGTTCGACTCACAGTCACAGTAGGGTTTGTGTCCACCTCTGTCGCCCTCGTATTCCTTGGGTTCACCGGACACATGCCCGTGTGGTTGTTTGTCGGAGTTTTCTTTGTTGGCTTCACAGCACAATATTTGGCGTTGGGGTTACAGGGTCTATTGATGGACCTCTCTCCCAAGGCGCCGTCCTTGGGAGCTGCTCTGTGTCACTCTGCGCTCAATTTAGCGAACGCAAATGGGGCGTTCTTAGGTGGTGTGGTGTTGGCTGCTACGACCGGGTACCAGGGGTTAGCGTGGTTGGGGCTGGGGTTAACGGTTCTTGGTTTTGCCATGATTCAGATCACGACCAGGACTCACGATGCGCGTGACAGCAAGGTTCAGCAGGTGTTGCAGTCGTTGGAGTAA
- a CDS encoding metal-dependent transcriptional regulator translates to MSTGTLTSVAQDYIKVVWGLQEWSDAPVTTKDLAERLGVGPSTVSETVRRLVSQGLLDHERYGAIHLTEQGRRHALDMVRRHRLIETFLVQHLGYTWDEVHDEAEVLEHAVSDLMVHRIDEALGHPTRDPHGDPIPSANLALTQPAALTLTVLPEGATGTVARISDDDPDVLRYFADLGFGLDAHVRVHARRDAIGVIDVLWAPTNNPNHLTELTLGLRAADAVWIETE, encoded by the coding sequence ATGAGCACCGGGACGCTGACATCAGTCGCACAGGACTACATCAAAGTGGTGTGGGGCCTGCAGGAATGGTCTGACGCGCCAGTCACCACAAAAGACCTCGCCGAACGGCTTGGCGTTGGCCCATCCACGGTCTCCGAAACGGTGCGGCGTTTGGTCAGCCAGGGCCTTCTCGACCATGAACGCTACGGGGCCATCCACCTCACTGAGCAAGGCAGGCGCCACGCACTCGACATGGTTCGCCGGCACCGTCTCATTGAAACGTTCCTTGTCCAACACTTGGGATACACCTGGGACGAGGTCCACGACGAAGCCGAAGTACTCGAACATGCAGTCTCTGACCTCATGGTGCACCGCATCGACGAAGCTCTTGGCCATCCCACCCGTGACCCGCACGGCGACCCCATCCCCAGTGCAAACCTGGCTCTGACCCAACCTGCCGCGTTGACACTCACGGTCCTGCCCGAGGGGGCGACCGGAACCGTGGCACGAATCTCAGATGACGACCCCGATGTGTTACGGTACTTCGCTGATCTTGGGTTCGGGCTTGACGCACACGTTCGTGTCCACGCCCGCCGTGACGCTATTGGGGTCATCGATGTCCTGTGGGCACCAACAAACAACCCCAACCACCTGACCGAACTCACCTTAGGTTTGCGCGCAGCAGACGCCGTATGGATAGAGACTGAGTGA